The following are encoded in a window of Ursus arctos isolate Adak ecotype North America unplaced genomic scaffold, UrsArc2.0 scaffold_27, whole genome shotgun sequence genomic DNA:
- the GSR gene encoding glutathione reductase, mitochondrial isoform X2: MDIGCLICVKVNVGCVPKKVMWNTAVHSEFMHDHADYGFQSCESKFNWRVIKEKRDAYVSRLNTIYQNNLTKSHIEIIHGHAAFTCDPEPTIEVNGKKYTAPHILIATGGVPSRPQESQIPGASLGITSDGFFQLEELPGRSVIVGAGYIAVEIAGILSALGSKTSLMIRHDKVLRNFDSIISSNCTEELENSGIEVLKYSQVKEVKQTSSGLELCMITSVPGRKPTLTTIPDVDCLLWAIGRDPNSSGLSLNKVGIQTDDKGHILVDEFQNTNVKGIYAVGDVCGKALLTPVAIAAGRKLAHRLFECKEDSKLDYDNIPTVVFSHPPIGTVGLTEDEAIYKYGKENVKTYSTTFTPMYHAVTKRKTKCVMKMVCATAEEKVVGIHMQGIGCDEMLQGFAVAVKMGATKADFDNTVAIHPTSSEELVTLR; this comes from the exons GTGAATGTTGGATGTGTACCCAAAAAg GTAATGTGGAACACAGCTGTCCACTCTGAATTCATGCACGATCACGCTGATTACGGCTTCCAGAGTTGTGAGAGTAAATTCAATTGGCG CGTAATAAAAGAAAAGCGTGATGCCTATGTGAGCCGCCTGAATACCATCTATCAAAATAATCTAACCAAG TCCCATATAGAAATCATCCATGGCCACGCAGCATTCACGTGCGATCCCGAGCCCACAATAGAGgtcaatgggaaaaaatacacTGCTCCTCACATCCTGATTGCCACAGGTGGCGTGCCCTCACGTCCTCAGGAGAGCCAGATCCCCG GTGCCAGCCTAGGAATAACCAGTGATGGATTTTTCCAACTGGAAGAATTGCCTGG CCGCAGTGTCATTGTTGGTGCAGGGTACATTGCTGTAGAGATAGCCGGGATTCTCTCCGCTCTGGGTTCAAAGACCTCACTGATGATACGGCACGATAAG GTACTTAGAAATTTTGATTCGATTATCAGTTCAAACTGCACTGAAGAGCTGGAGAATTCCGGCATAGAGGTCCTGAAGTACTCACAG GTCAAGGAAGTTAAACAGACTTCCTCAGGCTTGGAACTGTGCATGATAACTTCAGTTCCTGGTAGGAAACCCACCTTGACCACAATTCCAGATGTTGACTGCCTGCTATGGGCCATTGGGCGGGACCCAAACTCCAGTGGCCTGAGTTTAAACAAAGTG GGGATTCAAACTGATGACAAAGGCCATATCCTAGTAGATGAATTCCAGAATACCAACGTAAAAGGCATCTATGCAGTTGGGGACGTGTGTGGAAAAGCTCTTCTTACTCCAG TTGCCATAGCTGCTGGCCGAAAACTTGCCCATAGGCTTTTTGAATGCAAAGAAGATTCCAAATTAGACTATGACAACATCCCCACTGTCGTCTTCAGCCACCCCCCAATTGGGACAGTGGGACTCACGGAAG ATGAGGCCatttataaatatggaaaagaaaatgtgaagaccTATTCAACCACCTTTACCCCAATGTATCATGCGGttaccaaaaggaaaacaaaatgtgtgATGAAAATGGTTTGTGCCACCGCAGAAGAAAAG gttGTTGGAATCCACATGCAAGGAATCGGGTGTGACGAAATGTTGCAGGGTTTTGCTGTTGCAGTTAAAATGGGAGCAACGAAAGCTGACTTTGACAACACAGTTGCTATTCACCCTACCTCCTCAGAAGAACTGGTCACGCTTCGTTGA